One segment of Rhodothermus bifroesti DNA contains the following:
- a CDS encoding PIG-L deacetylase family protein — MATLLYIFPHPDDESFGPAPAIARQRREGHAVHLLTLTRGEATHQRHRYGYSKPEMGRVRLAEMQCVAQVLGLSSLEVLDFPDGGLAELDPRHLEAVVQQAIVRHRPEVVVTYPVHGVSGHPDHLVTHAVVKRVFCAMRGPQVPYLRRLAFLTLPEGLPNKPPHLRTSPQTAIDVCVRFSEADRQRAEAALACYQTYQAVIDAQQPLRLVAGGVCFELFQERFDPPLEDLTAQLPGIENPAHNALIT; from the coding sequence ATGGCCACGCTACTGTACATTTTTCCGCACCCCGACGATGAGAGTTTTGGGCCTGCGCCGGCCATAGCCCGGCAGCGGCGGGAGGGACATGCAGTGCATTTGCTAACGCTCACGCGGGGTGAGGCTACGCACCAGCGGCATCGGTACGGCTACAGTAAGCCTGAAATGGGACGCGTGCGTCTCGCAGAGATGCAATGTGTGGCCCAAGTACTTGGGCTTAGTAGCTTAGAGGTGCTGGATTTTCCTGATGGCGGCTTGGCTGAGCTGGATCCGCGGCATCTGGAGGCTGTAGTGCAGCAGGCGATCGTGCGTCATCGGCCCGAGGTCGTGGTGACGTATCCGGTTCACGGCGTTAGTGGTCATCCGGATCATCTGGTGACGCATGCTGTGGTCAAGCGGGTTTTTTGTGCCATGCGTGGACCGCAGGTGCCCTACTTACGCAGACTGGCTTTTCTGACATTGCCTGAGGGTTTGCCAAACAAACCTCCCCATCTGCGCACTTCGCCGCAAACAGCCATTGATGTCTGCGTGCGCTTCAGCGAAGCAGATCGGCAACGTGCTGAAGCAGCGCTCGCTTGTTATCAGACCTATCAGGCCGTGATTGATGCCCAGCAGCCGCTACGCCTGGTGGCTGGTGGCGTTTGTTTTGAGTTGTTTCAGGAGCGCTTTGATCCTCCTCTGGAAGATCTAACGGCCCAGTTGCCGGGGATTGAAAATCCAGCACATAACGCTTTGATAACATAA